In a genomic window of Melitaea cinxia chromosome 2, ilMelCinx1.1, whole genome shotgun sequence:
- the LOC123659074 gene encoding uncharacterized protein LOC123659074, with product MKSQIILHSREELSTDILDKKFRFEIVTSLENHIDIIFSIIEVDEDVLLHNEDITVRRCRYSHEILEEPLHTYQVYSYGACHLAKSTAKTFEQCGCVHPVRDLTYKNIYCNYTGLNCLVTYKALKTKLGNRDEADTDDCLPSCDESELSIIHVSKRWVKNNKNGTFVNIRMNSLPTMRIKKKLLHSDLDLVVSVGGIVGLFFSASILSFAEIFYLIFRSP from the exons ATGAAGTCGCAG ataatacTTCACAGTAGAGAAGAATTATCAACGGATATTTTAGATAAAAAGTTTAGATTCGAAATCGTAACAAGTTTGGAGAATCATATAGAcataatattttctataatagaAGTAGATGAGGACGTTCTCCTGCACAACGAAGACATTACTGTGAGGAGATGTCGTTATAGCCATGAAATACTTGAAGAGCCACTGCATACTTATCAG GTATATTCTTACGGCGCCTGTCATTTAGCTAAAAGTACTGCCAAAACTTTTGAGCAATGTGGTTGCGTACACCCAGTGCGTGATTTGACTT acaaaaatatttattgtaattacacGGGTCTGAACTGCTTGGTAACGTATAAAG CTTTGAAGACGAAACTGGGCAATCGAGATGAAGCAGATACTGATGATTGTTTACCTTCGTGCGATGAGAGCGAACTTAGCATAATTCACGTTTCTAA gagatgggtaaaaaataataagaatggAACCTTCGTAAATATAAGAATGAACTCTTTGCCCACAatgcgaattaaaaaaaaattactgcacAGTGATTTAGATTTAGTCG TAAGTGTAGGAGGCATTGTGGGATTATTCTTCAGCGCCTCCATATTAAGTTTTgctgaaatattttatcttatttttagatcaccataa